The sequence GAGCTCGTCGCCGCGAGCTCCGGCATCCGGTGGAGGAGATCACCCGCGCGGGCCCGCAGGCCACGCCTGCGGGCGAGATAGGCGTCACGGACGTGGACGACGCCGGCCGGGCGGTCGCCGTCCCACACGACCAGGCGGGTGCGGCCCGTCCGGGCAGAGGTGTCGATCACGTCCTGGGGCTCCGCCCCGGCGGGCACCCCGACGATGGCCTCCCTCGGCGTGACCAGCCGGGCGATCGGGGCGTTGGGGGCGTTCAGCGCCTGGGTGAGCACGACGTGGTCATCGGTGTCGATGAGGCCCAGCCGCCGTGACTCCTCCACCAGGTGCTGGAGCTGCTCGGGGGTGCGCGGGGTGGCCGTCTCCCCGCGAGGCCGCACGCCGGCCATGCGCAGCAGCAGGTCGCTGACCCCGTTGAGCGTCTTCAGGACCGGCCGGACGGCCATGGTGAAGGCGCGGAACGGCAGCGCCAGGACCGTGGCCGAGCGCTCCGGGTGGGCGATGGCCCAGGACTTGGGGGCCATCTCGCCGAACACCATGTGCAGGAACGTCACGATGCCCAGCGCGATGACGAAGGCGACCGCGTGCGCGGCGGCGCCGGGCAGGCCGAGGTCGGCGAAGAGGGGGGCGAGGCTGCCGGCGATGAGCGGTTCGGAGACCACGCCCAGGCCGAGCGAGCACAGCGTGATGCCGAGCTGCGCGCCGGCGAGCATCAGCGACAGTTCCTTGATGCCCTTCACGGCCGCGGCGGCGGCGCGGTCACCGCGGGCGGCGGCCTTCTCCAGCCGGTGGCGTTTGGCCGCGACCAGCGCGAACTCGGCGGCGACGAAGAACCCGTTGCCTGCCAGCAGCGCGATGGTGAGGACCAGACCGATGGGCAGGTTCACGACGCCCCCTGCCGGCTCTCCCCGGCACGGCGGACCGGGCGGAGCCTGACCCGTCCGGGGACGTGCCGGTCGATGGTGAGCACCTCGATCTCGACGTGGGTGGGCGCGCCGGCGTCCATGGACGGGACCGGCTCGACGGTGACCACGTCACCGGGTACGGCGAAGCGCCCCAGCCGCTGCAGGACCAGGCCGCCGAGGGTGTCGTAGTCGTCCTCGTCGGGGAGCTCGATGCCGGTGGCCAGGGCCAGCTCGTCGATGCGGAGACCGGCCTCGGCCTCCCAGCCGTCGCCGCGCCGCTCGACCGCGGGCATGTCGAGGTCGTTCTCGTCGGCGATCTCGCCGACGAGTTCCTCGGCGACGTCCTCCCAGGTGACCAGCCCGGCCAGCCCGCCGTGCTCGTCGACCACGCAGGCGACCTCCTCGTGGCGGGCGCGCATCTGGGCCACGAGATCCGGCAGTGACGCCGAGAAGGGCACGACCAGGGCCTCTCTCGCGATGTCCGCCACCCGGGTCCGCGCCGCCTTGTCCACCGGGATCGGCACGACCTCGCGCAGGCCCGCGATCCCGATCACGTCGTCCAGGCTGTCGCCCAGGACCGGATAGTGGGTGTGGCCGTGCCGGGCGATCAGCTCGTCCAGGTCCGGGATCCGGACGGAGCCGCTGACGGTGACGACGTCCACGCGGGGGACCATGACCTCCTCGGCGGTGTGGTCGGAGAAGGCCAGCGCCCGCTCCAGAAGGTCGGCCTGGTCGCCGGGCAGGTGCCCATAGGCCTCGGACTCGCCGATGATGTGCCCGAGCTCCTCCAGCGTCGCGCCGTGGCGCAGCTCCTCCACCGGCTCGATCCCCACCGCGCGCACCAGCCGGTTGGCCGCCCCGTCGAACAGCCGGATGATCGGCCCGGCGACCGTCATGTAGACCAGCGTGGACGAGGCCAGCGCCCGGGCCAGCGGCTCGGGCCTGGCCAGCGCCAGGTTCTTCGGGGCCAGCTCGCCCAGCACCATCTGCACCACGGTGGCGACGATGAGGCCCAGCAGCAGGGCGATGCCGCCGACCGCCGCCTCGGGCACGGCGGCGGCCCGCAGCGCGGGGGCGACCAGCTCGGCCAGCGCGGGTTTGGCGATGAAGCCGACGACCAGCGCGGTGACCGTGATGCCGAGCTGGGCGCCCGAGAGCATGAACGACAGCCGCCCCATCACCTTGACCGCGCGTGCGGCCTTCCTGTCCCCCGCCGCCGCCCGCTGGGACAGGGCCAGCCTGTCGGCGGTGACGTAGGCGAACTCCTGGGCGACGAAGTAACCGGTGGCCAGGGTCAGCAGGAGGACGGCCAGAAGGCCCAGGGCGATGCTCACCGCGGGCTCCCCTCTCCGGTCCCGCCCACGCCGCGATGCGATGACACGGACGTCACCTCGCCCCTCCTCCGGCGCCCGGGGCCGCTCCGGCCCGTGCGCCCAGCCGTGTCCACCACGCTAACCCGCTGGTCACAGCCCGCGCGGGCGGGGACCCGTCGTGGAGGGCGTCCCCGGTCACGTGCCCGCCGCGCCGGCTCCGCCGGGCCCCTCGCCGCCGGCGTACGGCCGGGGCGGACCGGCCGCCCTCCCTGCGCCGCACCGGTGCCCGGACCGTACGGCGGTGGCCCCGGCCCGGGAGGTCCCGGGCCGGGGCCACCTCGAAACGGTCGACGCCCGTGTCGGCGGACCGGATGTCCGGTGGAGGCCTCCGATCCGCTAGCGGACTCCGCGCCTGCTGTACATGCTGACCGCCAGGATGACTCCCACGGCGGCCAGGACGACCTGGATGATCAGCTCGA comes from Streptosporangium roseum DSM 43021 and encodes:
- a CDS encoding hemolysin family protein — protein: MNLPIGLVLTIALLAGNGFFVAAEFALVAAKRHRLEKAAARGDRAAAAAVKGIKELSLMLAGAQLGITLCSLGLGVVSEPLIAGSLAPLFADLGLPGAAAHAVAFVIALGIVTFLHMVFGEMAPKSWAIAHPERSATVLALPFRAFTMAVRPVLKTLNGVSDLLLRMAGVRPRGETATPRTPEQLQHLVEESRRLGLIDTDDHVVLTQALNAPNAPIARLVTPREAIVGVPAGAEPQDVIDTSARTGRTRLVVWDGDRPAGVVHVRDAYLARRRGLRARAGDLLHRMPELAATSSIADAVARLRAAHSQFALVRAADGTLAGLVSLDDLLTTLLAPA
- a CDS encoding hemolysin family protein, translated to MSIALGLLAVLLLTLATGYFVAQEFAYVTADRLALSQRAAAGDRKAARAVKVMGRLSFMLSGAQLGITVTALVVGFIAKPALAELVAPALRAAAVPEAAVGGIALLLGLIVATVVQMVLGELAPKNLALARPEPLARALASSTLVYMTVAGPIIRLFDGAANRLVRAVGIEPVEELRHGATLEELGHIIGESEAYGHLPGDQADLLERALAFSDHTAEEVMVPRVDVVTVSGSVRIPDLDELIARHGHTHYPVLGDSLDDVIGIAGLREVVPIPVDKAARTRVADIAREALVVPFSASLPDLVAQMRARHEEVACVVDEHGGLAGLVTWEDVAEELVGEIADENDLDMPAVERRGDGWEAEAGLRIDELALATGIELPDEDDYDTLGGLVLQRLGRFAVPGDVVTVEPVPSMDAGAPTHVEIEVLTIDRHVPGRVRLRPVRRAGESRQGAS